The following coding sequences lie in one Geotoga petraea genomic window:
- a CDS encoding penicillin-binding transpeptidase domain-containing protein gives MKFKYSLTQMIFILGYLGLILFGVIFNSPSESNVKTTVNNQKDYNLATLVDNKGHFLVYNKNKYEVWIDLEFMKKRNEYWNNKSTLNSKYSDDELGNKKFLFWGVYDTEEEAKESLGDMRRFANIYVNQERVYNNLFSYDSLIGNYKTTQYGIEKYLHENGLLKEKSTIRLSLDNELQNYLYYELKKTVEEKKANGAVAIVMDTKTGKIRASVSIYPWNLGYMGYIEPGSTLKPMIYALALDEKIITENEKFESTYNYKPEEDLNFIVTESEGYGLGELNIRDALILSSNISIAKVMKKIKEEFSNEWIYERLISMGFGTKTDAEFKGEIDGVLKYPDNWYSITPYQIALGQGIGVTPIQLISTFNSLVNNGIYKEPTFLENKESEARRVFSEEISEKLVEWMNYVTISGTAKLAYREGMLIGGKTGTAQKAIAGEGYNEEAYYSLFEGYYPATNPRYTFLVIVDNPQGEFYGGEVAAPVVTEAFYKYEKDFSNLETKKIIFKNVMPNIEGMYIHEAVNFLISAGVSKNDIIITGNGDYVEEQYPKPGVLIDKNRYFQIKTAKME, from the coding sequence ATGAAATTTAAATATTCTTTAACTCAAATGATATTTATTTTAGGTTATTTGGGTTTGATATTATTTGGTGTAATTTTTAATTCACCAAGTGAGAGTAATGTAAAGACAACAGTTAACAATCAAAAAGATTATAATTTAGCGACCCTTGTGGATAACAAGGGTCATTTTCTTGTTTACAATAAAAATAAATATGAGGTATGGATTGATTTAGAATTTATGAAAAAAAGAAACGAGTATTGGAACAATAAATCAACCTTAAACAGCAAATATTCTGATGATGAGCTGGGAAATAAAAAGTTTTTATTCTGGGGAGTTTATGACACTGAAGAAGAAGCAAAAGAAAGTTTAGGGGATATGAGAAGATTTGCAAATATTTATGTCAATCAAGAAAGAGTTTACAACAATTTGTTTTCTTACGATTCTCTTATTGGTAATTATAAGACGACTCAATATGGAATAGAAAAGTATTTACATGAAAATGGATTATTAAAAGAAAAGAGTACTATAAGACTTAGTTTGGACAATGAGTTACAAAATTATCTTTATTACGAACTAAAAAAAACAGTTGAAGAAAAAAAGGCTAATGGGGCAGTGGCAATAGTCATGGATACTAAAACAGGGAAAATAAGGGCAAGTGTTTCTATTTACCCTTGGAATTTGGGCTATATGGGTTATATAGAGCCAGGTTCAACTTTAAAACCAATGATTTATGCCTTAGCTTTAGATGAAAAAATAATAACAGAAAACGAAAAATTTGAATCTACATACAATTATAAACCTGAAGAAGATCTTAATTTTATTGTGACAGAATCTGAAGGATATGGATTAGGTGAGCTGAATATAAGAGACGCACTTATACTCTCATCAAATATATCAATAGCAAAAGTCATGAAAAAAATTAAAGAAGAATTTTCTAATGAATGGATATATGAACGTTTGATTAGTATGGGATTTGGTACTAAAACTGATGCAGAGTTTAAAGGAGAAATAGATGGTGTTTTGAAATATCCGGATAATTGGTATAGTATAACCCCTTATCAAATTGCTTTGGGCCAGGGTATAGGCGTTACACCTATTCAGTTGATTAGTACTTTTAATTCACTTGTAAATAATGGCATTTACAAAGAACCTACCTTTTTAGAGAATAAAGAAAGTGAAGCCAGAAGAGTTTTTTCGGAAGAGATTTCAGAAAAATTAGTTGAATGGATGAATTACGTTACTATATCTGGTACAGCAAAACTTGCTTATAGAGAAGGTATGCTAATAGGCGGAAAAACAGGTACCGCCCAAAAAGCTATTGCTGGAGAAGGCTACAACGAAGAAGCGTATTATTCTCTTTTTGAAGGATATTACCCAGCAACTAATCCGAGGTACACATTTTTAGTGATTGTAGATAATCCTCAAGGAGAATTTTATGGAGGAGAAGTTGCTGCTCCGGTTGTCACAGAAGCATTCTACAAATATGAAAAAGATTTTTCAAACTTAGAAACCAAAAAGATAATTTTCAAAAATGTAATGCCAAATATTGAGGGTATGTATATACATGAAGCTGTTAACTTTTTAATAAGTGCTGGTGTTAGTAAAAATGATATAATAATTACTGGAAACGGGGATTACGTTGAAGAACAGTATCCAAAACCTGGAGTTTTAATAGATAAAAACAGATATTTTCAAATAAAGACAGCAAAAATGGAGTGA
- a CDS encoding TadE family protein has product MPRPYENQKSIEKVGSGTFSLVLVALIFLMVVLGTIWLSFAIYFGKDIEMNKKNIEVATIKLESLEQKIENVDERIEKYAEILKDLESGGN; this is encoded by the coding sequence ATGCCACGGCCTTATGAAAATCAAAAAAGTATAGAGAAAGTAGGTTCTGGTACTTTTTCGTTGGTATTAGTAGCTCTTATTTTTCTTATGGTGGTTCTGGGAACTATTTGGCTTTCTTTTGCAATTTATTTTGGGAAGGACATTGAAATGAATAAAAAGAACATAGAAGTAGCTACCATTAAATTGGAAAGTTTAGAGCAAAAAATTGAAAATGTTGATGAAAGAATCGAAAAGTATGCTGAAATTTTAAAAGATCTGGAATCTGGTGGGAACTGA
- a CDS encoding YgiQ family radical SAM protein gives MFDIPTNEDDMEKMGLKQLDVILVNGDSFVDHPSYGMAIIARVLKEMVGLTVGVISQPNWKDTLDISKLGIPKYFWGVSAGNMDSMVSNYTASKKKRNSDVYSPEGSFRKRPDRATIVYTNLIKQFNKEKPVIIGGIEASLRRFAHYDWWQNKVKHSILLDSKADLLVYGMAEKTIFEIGEIFKNKGTIDDCKSLRGVVYQLKKNDVLKEEKYVEIPSYEEVSKNKEKYIEAFNAFYNNVDPYQSKILLQKHQNRYVVQNLPQLPLSQSEMDEVYSLNYTKEVAPEELKKGYVKSIDTVRTSITTHRGCYGECSFCAIALHQGRYIQSRSKESIIKEVKELTNRKDFKGYISDLGGPTANMYGDDCKKKIKSGACLNKSCIGIEYCKSLNHSHKNYLDLLENVKKIDGVKKVFISSGIRYDLIEKDEKYGDEFLYKLLKFHNPGRFKIAPEHSDNNVLKLMNKPDFIHTENFINKLNKIKKEKNLNTKFSAYLISAHPGATKKADKKLASDINKFFPFQPEDIQIFTPTPSTKSTTMYYTEKNPDNGKSIFVEKNEKERKEHKNILFNNK, from the coding sequence ATGTTTGATATACCAACAAATGAAGACGATATGGAAAAAATGGGTTTAAAACAGTTGGACGTTATACTTGTAAACGGTGATTCTTTCGTTGATCACCCTTCTTACGGAATGGCTATTATAGCAAGAGTTTTAAAAGAAATGGTTGGACTTACAGTTGGGGTTATTTCTCAACCTAATTGGAAAGATACCTTGGATATTTCAAAACTTGGTATTCCAAAATATTTTTGGGGAGTTAGTGCTGGAAATATGGATTCTATGGTTTCTAACTACACAGCGTCCAAAAAAAAGAGAAATTCTGACGTTTATTCTCCTGAAGGTTCTTTCAGAAAAAGGCCTGACAGGGCAACCATAGTTTATACTAATCTTATTAAACAATTTAACAAAGAGAAACCCGTCATAATTGGAGGAATTGAAGCCAGTTTGAGGAGATTTGCTCATTACGATTGGTGGCAAAACAAAGTAAAACATTCTATTTTACTTGATTCTAAAGCAGACCTATTGGTGTATGGTATGGCTGAAAAAACTATTTTTGAAATTGGTGAAATATTTAAAAATAAAGGAACAATAGATGATTGCAAATCCCTCAGAGGAGTCGTTTATCAATTAAAGAAAAATGATGTTTTGAAAGAAGAAAAATATGTAGAAATACCTTCTTATGAAGAGGTATCCAAAAACAAAGAAAAATACATTGAAGCTTTCAACGCATTTTACAACAATGTCGATCCTTATCAATCTAAAATACTTCTCCAAAAACATCAAAATAGATATGTAGTTCAAAATTTACCTCAACTTCCTCTGTCTCAAAGTGAGATGGATGAAGTTTATTCTTTAAACTACACAAAAGAAGTAGCACCAGAAGAGCTTAAAAAAGGATACGTCAAATCAATTGATACTGTTAGAACATCAATAACAACACACAGAGGATGTTATGGAGAATGTTCTTTTTGTGCCATCGCCCTTCATCAAGGAAGATATATACAAAGCAGGTCAAAAGAATCAATTATAAAAGAAGTTAAAGAACTAACAAACAGAAAAGATTTTAAAGGCTACATTTCTGACCTTGGTGGTCCCACTGCAAATATGTATGGAGATGATTGTAAGAAAAAAATTAAATCAGGTGCTTGTTTGAATAAGTCATGCATTGGGATAGAATATTGTAAAAGTTTAAATCACAGTCATAAAAATTATTTAGATTTATTAGAAAATGTAAAAAAAATTGATGGGGTTAAAAAGGTCTTCATTTCTTCAGGAATAAGATACGACCTTATAGAGAAAGACGAGAAATATGGAGATGAATTTTTGTATAAATTACTGAAGTTTCATAATCCTGGTAGATTTAAAATAGCTCCTGAACATTCAGACAATAATGTTCTAAAGCTAATGAATAAACCAGATTTTATTCATACAGAAAATTTTATAAACAAGCTAAACAAAATAAAAAAAGAAAAAAACTTGAACACTAAATTTTCTGCTTATTTGATATCAGCACATCCTGGAGCGACGAAAAAAGCCGATAAAAAACTGGCTTCGGATATCAACAAATTTTTCCCATTTCAACCTGAAGATATCCAAATATTTACTCCAACTCCTTCAACCAAATCTACAACTATGTACTATACAGAAAAAAATCCTGACAACGGAAAAAGTATTTTTGTAGAAAAAAACGAAAAGGAGAGAAAAGAACACAAAAATATACTTTTTAATAATAAATAA
- the holA gene encoding DNA polymerase III subunit delta, translating to MGRVLIVGNSEIKKRMEIESRIKNEYELHTITPENYSENSFLQIFQMGSMFSNQKMVVIKNFSKFKDKDREIIAENIMNKNSPVEELIITTEDEKELKSLKKKFDKNITAKLPAPWEKDNWRKFVREVLNKFNKKMENESIDYLLEILGQNDLFIYEEIQKLSIYTDEEFITSKDIQEITTHFSIPEFEDIGYTICLQKEGKAVEMMNELMEDPQFIAVKFIGFLSSYFYDLYKTMYVITGTKKYTWPNVERISKEIKVSKQRVRSFCGVTFSNDEITKVNIARLLTRKNVAKIIFNIEKLEREFKSVENQKVPFIKFIKNSMFHKKNNP from the coding sequence ATGGGTAGGGTTTTGATAGTTGGAAACTCTGAAATAAAAAAGAGAATGGAAATTGAAAGTAGAATTAAAAATGAATACGAACTACATACAATAACTCCAGAAAACTATTCAGAAAATTCTTTTTTACAAATATTTCAGATGGGGAGTATGTTTTCTAATCAAAAGATGGTTGTAATTAAGAACTTCAGTAAATTCAAGGACAAAGATAGGGAGATAATCGCTGAAAATATAATGAATAAAAACTCTCCCGTTGAAGAACTGATTATTACAACTGAAGATGAAAAAGAACTGAAAAGCCTTAAGAAAAAATTTGATAAAAATATAACAGCTAAACTTCCTGCACCATGGGAAAAAGATAATTGGAGAAAGTTTGTAAGGGAAGTCTTAAATAAATTCAACAAAAAGATGGAAAATGAATCAATAGACTACCTTTTGGAAATTCTTGGCCAAAACGACCTCTTCATATATGAAGAGATACAAAAGTTATCAATATACACTGATGAAGAGTTTATCACCTCCAAAGACATACAAGAAATAACAACACATTTTTCAATTCCTGAATTTGAAGACATTGGTTATACTATTTGTTTACAAAAAGAAGGAAAAGCAGTTGAAATGATGAATGAATTGATGGAAGATCCACAATTTATAGCAGTAAAGTTTATAGGGTTTTTGAGCAGCTATTTTTATGATCTTTACAAAACTATGTATGTAATAACTGGAACAAAAAAATACACATGGCCAAATGTAGAGCGAATATCGAAGGAGATTAAAGTTAGTAAGCAACGAGTTAGATCTTTTTGTGGTGTTACTTTTAGCAACGATGAAATAACAAAGGTAAATATCGCAAGACTTTTAACAAGAAAAAATGTTGCTAAGATAATCTTTAATATAGAAAAATTGGAAAGAGAATTTAAATCGGTTGAAAATCAGAAAGTACCTTTTATAAAATTTATAAAGAATTCCATGTTTCATAAAAAAAATAATCCCTAA
- a CDS encoding ABC transporter substrate-binding protein, whose amino-acid sequence MKKKLLLFILSVLFISAFALNFYNPLGPSLLPAAGLYIEPIEGLETKFWRSLDEAQTLVIKEQADFIVLPVAFGVQLMNRDVNYKLAGVSLWKTFSLISSKDVKSIEDLEGKTIYTIQGPGQTADLVLKILKEERNLDVNIHYITNGADIIQLLASGKADYAVLPEPFASLAEVKTQGNVKVVMDIEQLYSQLTNLQPIIPITGLFVRGDIEHNEAKKVIDAYSNSANLFFNNYNNEAIEYVVETMGGKMPKPVMQKAAERSIIKYDVDKETINSFLEVIKNYGIIDKIPENLYY is encoded by the coding sequence ATGAAAAAAAAATTATTATTGTTTATTTTGAGTGTTTTGTTTATTTCTGCTTTTGCGTTGAATTTTTATAATCCACTGGGTCCTTCATTATTACCAGCTGCTGGCTTATACATTGAACCAATTGAAGGGTTAGAGACAAAGTTTTGGAGAAGTTTAGATGAAGCACAGACTCTTGTGATAAAAGAACAAGCTGATTTTATAGTACTTCCTGTTGCTTTTGGTGTTCAACTTATGAATAGAGATGTAAATTATAAATTAGCAGGGGTTTCGCTTTGGAAAACATTTTCTTTAATATCTTCAAAAGACGTTAAATCAATAGAAGACTTAGAAGGGAAAACAATTTATACAATTCAAGGTCCTGGCCAAACTGCAGATTTGGTGTTGAAAATATTAAAAGAAGAAAGGAATTTAGATGTGAATATTCATTATATTACAAATGGTGCAGATATAATACAACTCTTAGCTTCTGGAAAAGCAGATTATGCAGTACTACCAGAACCATTTGCTTCACTTGCAGAAGTTAAAACACAAGGAAATGTAAAGGTAGTAATGGATATAGAGCAATTGTACTCTCAGTTAACCAATTTACAACCTATTATTCCTATTACGGGTTTATTTGTAAGAGGAGATATTGAACATAACGAGGCAAAAAAAGTGATAGATGCCTATTCAAACTCAGCAAATTTGTTTTTTAACAATTATAACAATGAAGCAATTGAATATGTTGTTGAAACTATGGGTGGAAAAATGCCCAAGCCAGTAATGCAAAAAGCCGCTGAAAGATCTATAATTAAGTACGATGTTGATAAAGAAACTATAAACAGTTTTTTAGAAGTAATAAAAAATTATGGAATTATAGATAAAATTCCCGAAAATTTGTATTATTGA
- the prfB gene encoding peptide chain release factor 2 — protein MISYEDKLRLEEIKKKFEDLKNLFDIEKSKKRVKELEEKMVKSDFWNDQNKAQKVSKESQHLKDQIAEFKKLQSIFDDIDVAIEFSDEDPSMEDQVQTLLIEAEKMTKSFELRMLLNGKYDDSNAFLTIHPGAGGTESQDWGSMLLRMYTRWCENNNMKYETIDFQDGEEAGIKSATIKISGDFAYGKLKYETGVHRLVRISPFDSNGRRHTSFTSINVTPEVDDDIEIEIKDDEIRIDTYRSGGAGGQHVNKTDSAVRITHLPTGIVVTAQNERSQHQNKATAMKILKARLYDLEMRKKMEEKMSIHGEVKDISWGNQIRSYVLYPYQMVKDHRTDYETSDSQGVLDGEIDGFIESELLYFAELQK, from the coding sequence ATGATTTCTTATGAAGACAAACTGAGATTAGAAGAAATTAAAAAGAAATTTGAGGACCTTAAAAATCTTTTTGATATAGAAAAATCAAAAAAAAGAGTTAAGGAATTAGAAGAAAAAATGGTTAAATCTGATTTTTGGAATGATCAGAATAAAGCACAAAAAGTATCAAAAGAAAGCCAGCATTTAAAAGACCAAATTGCAGAATTCAAAAAATTACAATCTATTTTTGATGATATAGATGTTGCAATAGAATTTTCTGATGAAGACCCTTCAATGGAAGATCAAGTTCAGACCCTATTGATTGAGGCAGAGAAGATGACTAAAAGTTTTGAACTTAGAATGTTGTTAAATGGTAAATATGATGATTCCAATGCTTTCTTAACAATTCATCCTGGAGCAGGAGGAACTGAATCACAAGATTGGGGCTCCATGCTCTTAAGAATGTACACAAGATGGTGTGAAAATAATAATATGAAGTACGAAACAATAGATTTTCAAGATGGAGAAGAAGCTGGCATAAAAAGTGCTACTATAAAAATTTCTGGAGATTTTGCATATGGAAAATTGAAATATGAGACAGGGGTACATAGATTGGTTAGAATATCTCCTTTTGATTCAAACGGTAGAAGACATACTTCATTTACTTCAATAAACGTAACTCCAGAAGTAGATGATGATATAGAAATAGAAATAAAAGATGATGAAATAAGAATTGACACTTATAGGTCTGGTGGAGCGGGGGGTCAGCACGTCAATAAAACTGACTCAGCTGTTAGAATTACTCATTTACCAACAGGGATTGTTGTAACAGCTCAAAACGAAAGATCTCAACATCAAAACAAAGCTACTGCAATGAAAATTTTGAAAGCGAGACTTTATGATCTTGAAATGAGAAAAAAGATGGAAGAGAAAATGTCTATTCATGGAGAGGTTAAAGATATATCTTGGGGCAATCAAATTAGGTCATACGTTTTGTATCCCTACCAAATGGTAAAAGACCATCGTACAGATTATGAAACATCAGATTCTCAGGGTGTTTTAGATGGAGAAATAGATGGTTTTATAGAATCCGAATTATTGTATTTTGCTGAATTACAAAAATAA
- the rsmH gene encoding 16S rRNA (cytosine(1402)-N(4))-methyltransferase RsmH has protein sequence MRQYKDYHRSIMVNEINDNLITKKDGIYVDCTVGEGGHSKAIYKYTEGKSKIIAVDIDYEVLEIAERRLEDLAEKIEFFKAPYQDIDLVLKGLGIDKVDGFLMDLGVSTFQLKGEGRGFTFMNDEPLDMRMDTESALNAAKVVNEYDEKELARIIFEYGEEFKFSRRIAKSIVDRRPINTTFELIEAIKKALPYNEIRRRKKHLATKTFQALRIEVNKEFDNIRTALDKFTEFLNPGGRVAILTFHSLEDKIVKHYYKNQGNYKLVTKKPLYPSEEEVEENPRSRSVKLRVAEYLG, from the coding sequence TTGAGACAGTATAAAGATTATCACAGGAGTATTATGGTCAATGAGATAAATGATAACCTTATTACTAAAAAAGATGGAATATACGTTGACTGCACAGTAGGTGAAGGCGGTCATTCAAAAGCTATTTATAAATATACCGAAGGTAAATCTAAGATTATAGCAGTTGATATTGATTACGAAGTTCTTGAGATTGCCGAAAGAAGATTGGAAGATTTAGCTGAAAAAATAGAATTTTTTAAAGCTCCTTATCAGGACATTGATTTGGTATTGAAAGGGCTTGGTATAGATAAAGTTGATGGCTTTTTGATGGATTTAGGAGTATCTACTTTTCAATTAAAAGGTGAGGGCAGGGGTTTCACTTTTATGAATGATGAACCTTTAGATATGAGGATGGATACTGAATCAGCTTTAAACGCTGCTAAAGTAGTCAATGAATACGATGAAAAAGAGTTAGCTCGTATAATTTTTGAATATGGTGAGGAGTTCAAGTTTTCAAGAAGAATTGCTAAAAGTATTGTAGATAGGAGACCAATAAATACAACTTTTGAACTTATAGAAGCAATAAAAAAGGCTTTACCATATAATGAAATTAGAAGAAGAAAAAAGCATCTTGCTACAAAAACTTTTCAAGCGTTGAGAATAGAGGTTAACAAAGAGTTTGATAACATAAGAACTGCGTTGGATAAGTTTACCGAATTCTTGAATCCTGGGGGAAGAGTTGCAATATTGACTTTTCATTCATTGGAAGATAAAATTGTAAAACATTATTATAAAAATCAAGGAAATTATAAATTAGTCACAAAAAAACCTTTGTATCCTTCAGAAGAAGAAGTTGAAGAAAATCCAAGATCAAGAAGTGTTAAATTACGAGTTGCAGAATACTTAGGTTAA
- a CDS encoding GAF domain-containing sensor histidine kinase, with protein MSTEIDIKTYIESFEEMSQLFQTLSGEENEKTFMEKLLNIAIKSIQEAECGSIWKIEGTLYKPVAGYGYDDEVLNKMEIPFDDSYIYQHLDEEIHETFDIANFNKNASEFYKASQMLHNKNEKLVTLIVPLRIKNKLEGHIYIDNFKVKKFSETSKRILKTFSNFASTFMTLMNLREKEKEANEMNSVYLSFITHELRTPLTSIIGFSETVLSDPDMTAEEMRKMMRKIYASARHLNSLIEDISTFKKLNKDQKINVDKINFKKLLFDSISIVEPITSPDVELNIKYETEIPENIETDSTKLRQIFVNIIGNSVKYTDYGYVDIIVSYNKKKKMFTIKVEDSGPGIPEEKLKDIFKPFVRLSKDKPGSGLGLAIVKKNIKKLKGTIHMESKEGYGTTTVINIPLSVKK; from the coding sequence ATGTCTACAGAAATTGATATCAAAACTTATATTGAGAGTTTTGAAGAAATGTCACAGCTTTTTCAAACTCTTTCCGGGGAAGAAAATGAAAAAACATTTATGGAAAAACTATTGAATATTGCCATAAAAAGTATTCAAGAAGCAGAATGTGGTTCAATTTGGAAGATAGAGGGGACTCTTTACAAACCAGTAGCTGGGTATGGTTATGATGATGAAGTATTAAACAAAATGGAAATACCATTCGACGATTCTTACATATATCAACATCTTGATGAAGAAATTCATGAAACATTTGACATTGCCAACTTCAACAAAAATGCATCTGAATTTTATAAAGCTAGTCAAATGCTTCATAATAAAAACGAAAAATTGGTCACCCTTATTGTTCCGCTAAGAATTAAAAATAAATTAGAAGGGCATATTTATATAGATAACTTTAAAGTAAAAAAATTTAGCGAAACATCCAAAAGAATTCTGAAAACTTTCAGTAATTTTGCAAGTACTTTCATGACTCTCATGAATTTAAGAGAAAAGGAAAAAGAAGCAAACGAAATGAACTCTGTTTACCTATCTTTTATCACTCATGAGCTTAGAACTCCTTTAACTTCTATAATAGGTTTTTCAGAAACTGTGTTGTCTGATCCGGATATGACTGCAGAAGAAATGAGAAAGATGATGAGAAAGATTTACGCTTCAGCAAGACATTTGAACTCTTTGATTGAAGATATATCAACATTTAAAAAACTAAACAAAGATCAGAAAATAAATGTGGATAAAATCAATTTTAAGAAATTGCTTTTTGATTCAATTTCAATAGTAGAGCCAATAACGTCGCCAGATGTTGAGTTAAACATTAAATATGAAACTGAAATTCCTGAAAATATAGAAACAGATTCCACAAAACTTAGACAGATATTTGTGAATATAATTGGTAATTCTGTAAAATACACTGATTATGGGTATGTAGACATAATAGTTTCGTATAATAAAAAAAAGAAAATGTTCACAATCAAAGTTGAAGACTCTGGGCCTGGAATCCCAGAAGAAAAGCTTAAGGACATATTTAAACCTTTTGTCAGATTATCAAAGGATAAACCTGGTTCAGGTCTTGGCTTAGCTATAGTTAAAAAAAATATTAAAAAATTGAAAGGTACGATACACATGGAATCAAAAGAAGGATATGGGACAACAACTGTTATAAACATTCCATTGTCTGTGAAAAAATAA
- a CDS encoding metallophosphoesterase, whose translation MKLYLSDLHIGDGNLRDDFVYDKKLIDILNDLSKEKNPEINFVGDFIEMYDLSNDFEMKGSLQEYVESYDYSLLDKIEREHLELFEFIKKISNKTKIRYIVGNHDYYLLFDQKMRNKIQNMMGNVEIVPYYYDEKFEIMAIHGNQFDSVNRIIYDDENRLVPSFGEYLLRYMNHNFNIEISNILPDDLLSDYDNISPLLDVFEWLEYINERYSIGYDLKQKWARHFVNFIKTDQIKKWLKINFPKYHMFTNLFVNNIGGLELGQALVRMIMSFRDIKKSDALLKRSKKLLKDKFYIPKKYLIGYSDEDIDIPNHKIKGLIMGHNHKPSFNIITKNKVKKFYGNTGAWKHTVTKNKGINNKEFIRKTTISYILIEENRKNLDVKLHVEQLY comes from the coding sequence ATGAAACTTTATTTGTCAGATTTACATATAGGTGATGGAAATCTTAGAGATGATTTTGTTTACGATAAAAAATTAATAGATATACTAAACGATCTTAGCAAAGAGAAAAATCCAGAGATTAATTTTGTTGGAGATTTTATTGAAATGTATGATTTATCAAACGACTTTGAAATGAAAGGTAGCCTACAAGAATACGTTGAATCTTATGACTACAGTTTGTTGGATAAAATAGAAAGAGAACATTTAGAGCTTTTTGAATTTATCAAAAAAATATCAAATAAGACAAAAATAAGATACATTGTTGGTAATCATGATTATTATCTGTTATTTGATCAAAAAATGAGAAATAAAATTCAAAATATGATGGGGAATGTGGAAATTGTTCCATATTATTATGATGAAAAATTTGAAATAATGGCAATTCACGGGAACCAATTTGATTCTGTAAACAGAATAATATATGACGATGAAAATAGATTGGTGCCTTCTTTTGGAGAGTATCTTCTTAGGTATATGAATCACAATTTTAATATTGAGATAAGTAACATATTACCAGATGATTTGCTTTCAGATTATGACAATATTTCACCGTTATTAGATGTTTTTGAGTGGTTGGAATATATTAATGAAAGATATTCCATTGGTTATGATTTGAAGCAAAAATGGGCGAGGCATTTTGTTAATTTTATTAAGACGGATCAGATAAAAAAGTGGTTGAAAATAAACTTTCCAAAATATCACATGTTTACCAATTTATTTGTAAATAATATTGGAGGTTTGGAATTGGGGCAAGCTCTTGTAAGAATGATAATGTCCTTTAGGGACATAAAAAAATCAGATGCTCTTTTGAAAAGATCAAAAAAGTTGTTAAAGGATAAATTCTATATCCCTAAAAAATATTTAATTGGGTATTCAGATGAAGATATTGATATACCTAACCATAAAATAAAAGGGCTAATAATGGGTCATAATCACAAGCCGAGTTTCAACATCATTACAAAGAATAAAGTTAAAAAATTTTATGGGAATACTGGGGCGTGGAAACATACTGTTACAAAGAACAAAGGGATAAACAATAAAGAGTTTATCAGAAAGACAACAATATCATATATTTTAATAGAAGAAAATAGAAAAAATTTAGATGTAAAACTACATGTAGAACAACTATATTGA